The segment CTTGGACAGAACAGCAAACAGTCCATGGAGGTGGTAGTGGAACTGGCCCTCCAGGTCAGAGCCCTCCTCTGTGGCACCTCCGTTCACCTGTGGCAGCTCTTCTTGCTTCACTGCCATCTCTAGAAAGCTGGCGCCGCCACTCATCTCCCTCTTCAGCAGACCCCATTCCATGTCGTTCTTAAGGGACTTCAACAGCAGGTAGTGCTCATACATGTCCCTCTGTTTGCTGGGGAAGGGGGGATCGTTGTTGTTGTGGCCAACAGAGGCTTGGCTGTCCTGTTCCTCCAGAGGCACGTCCCGCAGTAAGCTTGGCACCATGATGGTCTCGTCCATGTTGTTGGCAGCGGCGATGAACCGGTTCATGACGTTGAGCAGCGAGTGCTTGTTGCTTTGTGTGTCGTTGCTGAGTTGCATCATGGCTAAGCTGAAATTAAAAGGAGGAGACATTCAGGACTACGAAACCATTATAAAAGACGGATGGGATGAACGGATTCATTTAAGTTACAAGGAAGTTACGGCATGTTTCCCGGTATTGCGCATTACATGCTCTAAAACGGTTCATTTGTTAGCACGTTTAAGTGCGTTTATTGTAGTTTCACGTGCCCCAGTTCAGTTTGTTGCAGGCAGCCATAATACACCTCgaaatatgaaataatttgCATTCGTTTACGTTTTAGCAGAAAGgcgtttaaaaataaaacgtcATTTAATGAAACCAACTGCGAGTTTTCGGTTCAGGGAGTTCACCAGAGAACCACTGGGGCGTCCATCTCGTTCCGGGTTTAAGCGGCTCAGTCGAGTCATTGTGAAAAGCTAAACTAAAAAGAAGCATTCGTTCACAAATCATCGTTTTTTTTttcgccaaaatgagttttagTTACTCGCGCTGCAAGTGCAGTTGAGCATATTGCATTGTCTCTTTACGACGCCATCAATAGCCAAACAATATTAAACGACGTCAGAAAAAGAAGCGTATCAAAAAAAGCCCAAGACTTTCAGATGTTAAACGTGCAGAACTTAACACAACCTTTATATTTCACGCTTACACGAGACATCAATCGCTTCACCTGATCTTGCAATTACACACAATAAATCTAAAAGTGGTTTAGATGCAAATGACTAACCTGGATGAAATCGGATACTTGACCGGTATAACCCAAAGAGAAACTGCAAAAGGTTGACTACGTTGCCAAACCGTTATACCGTTCCTATAGAGAAGAAAGTTCCCTTCTTCTGTTGGTTCAGGGGGAGACCGACAAAATTTATACTGTTGACGTCAGGCGGGGAAGCGTCATGTCCAATGATTTACCCAGctgcatgtgattgacaggccaTCGGACCAATCAAGCGCCCGCTTTACATCCGCATCCATGTCTGTCGTTATCTTTTACAAAATATGACCCCTttacatggaggtgagtaaataacagattttttttaacgcaGTGAACAGTtttagtgtttaaaaatgagcgCTTGCTCGTGTTGATTAAAGAAATAGCGAAATAACCCACAAACTATTTTCCCAGTATAGTCGTTCAGTCAGTGTCGTGCTGTCGGAAacttgataattcccacttttgaaGTCGTCATTACGAGCTCATTGAATTCAAGTTCCGAGATGGGAGAGTGTTCGTGTGCTATTTTTACCTAGTAAActcgtatttacgataattcaTAGATCACGTGATGGCAGCATTAGCCTATACCAATAATGTGATCTGCTTTTAAAATGCTACTACAGTAGTTGTGCTTTTTAATGACTAGTTATAGTACTGCTACTTACATTTCTTTTATATTAAACTCTTCCTTTGTTCTGACCCGTGTATGCAGGAGTAAACGGTCTATTTATAAAGTCTTTGAGAGTATAGGTGTATAAGTATACCGATAGCGCCATCTGGTGGTTCTGTGTCTGAAGCCTATGCTCATACAAAACAGTTTATTATGCCTATGCATTTtagtttacagaaaaaaagaaaaaaaaaaaaaaaaaaactcgaaCAGGCCGTTGAAAATGTTGTCTTACAAAGATATAAACGTGTACATGTTCAAGAATAAATCCATATGCTgacaaaagagaaaataataatagtttcAAAAGTAATCTGGTTTATACATCACCTTATTTTCCTTAGATGCAAGACTGTCTTAAATACTTTTCAACCCTAGCTTGGATAATGTTCATATTTGTAGCTTTGTATGTACATGTTAAATATTGTTACCTGCTCAACCTGGGCGACAACAGATTTCACATTTTATAGATAAATTTAAAGAGACAATACACATTTTCTGTTCAGCACATCACAGCCATGACATTCAATAACCTTATAATTAACACTATCACTGCTACATTAATAAAGACTGAAGAGAAATTGAAAATAGCCACATAATTTTCAAAGAAGCAATCCAAACAGAAATGGACATGTATTAAAACTAGCTCTTGAAAATGAACTGGTGGCGATAAGCAAACTCCATATGTAACATGTTGAGAGGATAGCACCTTAATGTCCCAAAATTACTGTCAGGAAAAATTCTTTTTGGAAAATATTGAACTTTAAGGTTGCATGCAAGAAATTTTACTAAAGTTTTTACTAGATGCAAAGTTTTAGCACGTGTTAGTTCCAATGAAACAAAGTCAAGGTGTACAGTACACCATTTACTGGCTAAAACGAATGCACTTTCTACAAACTTCTATATATCTAATCGCTGTTATATTTACACTCTGGCAAAAACATATGCAAAACAATCTTATTCCTTTGGAATGTGTTCTTTCCCTTCAATGTAATTACCAACAagaaatattctttaaaaagcaGTCAGAAATCCtctaaaatgaaatgtttagcTAAGGCACACATACAAAACACTGAAACTAAATGGTTTCCCTTTGTGTCAGGTTCAGCCCTCTGTGATCTTCAGATGATACCCTGTAAACAGACAGAAGCGAGAATAAGAACGCTAGATAATAATCTAGTAATGCATTTTGTTcaataaaaatacttattaATGTAATAGAACACAAAATTGTGCCATTTTAAAAAGAACAGCCTACAGGGAAGAGTAAAAACACATACCTGTGGCGGAGAAACATTACACCATCTCATATTGGTTGTTGGTGATATAGCGAGACAGGCAGCATGCCAAGAATATCCCAATCAGCTGAGGAATTGAATagcaaataaaatacattattagGTGCATTACAGaccagaaacatttaaaaaaaaaaaaatactggcaTGAGAAGTACCTGGAAGAATGCAATTCCAAAAGAAATTCCAGCAATAATTCCAAGATTGGACTCCATGGTTGTAGTCATCAGAGAGAAGCATCCCTAACAAGaggaggattttttttattccagcATTACAAATAAGGCTTATTATTTTGTTGATTTATGAGTGTTCAGAAACAGTTCTTACCTGTTGATATACCACTGATGCAGCCGTTTTAAGATCCTTAAGTTCTGCAGAAGTGCAGTTTACACCAGCAGTCACGTTACAGCAGCTTTTGGGGATGCCGTTTCCTGCTTTGAAGTAAGGAGTGTCTTCCCAGCTGGTGTAGTTCTTCTCTCCACAGCAATGCAGCTACAAAGAACAAAATATTGAGTtacatttctcaaaacattcAGGCAGGTTAGTGAAGTTTTATGTAATCCTGATGTTTAGTATAGGGATGCGCCAACTCGATACTCAATATAGGTCCGATACGGACTTTTTTATTTGGATCAGGTAATCGGTCAGATGGGACCAATCTAAATTCAATATGGTTGTtaccgttaaaggattagttcacttcagaattaaaatttcctgataatttactcacttccatgtcatgtttatgtctttctttcttcagtcaaaaagaaattaatgtttttgaggaaaacattcaaggatttttctccatatagtggggttcaacgggttgaaggtccaaattgcagtttcaatgcagcttcaaagggctctatacgatcccagccgaggaataaatgtcttatctagtgaaacaattggtcaatttcttaaaaaaaaaaaaaaaaaaaaaaaaaaaaattatatatatatatatatatatatatatatatatatatatatatatatatatatatatatatatatatatatataaaaatgtatatactttttaaccacaaatgctagtcttgcactagctctgtgtTAAGCCACGTATTGCGTAATCATGTTGAAAAGATCATGCGTGATGTAGGCGGGAGTACCACGGTAAAAACTCATTTCCTCCtttgacatcattgttttacctttgttttgtaaagggcgtttgccttagtctttgcacgttcacttAGTAGACATTGGAtctgtacttccgcctacgtcacatgtgacctttccTATGCGTGGTGCAAAGCAGAGCttgtgcaagatgagcatttgtggttaaaatgtatataaagtttttaatttttttagaaaatgaccatttgtttcgctagacaagacccttattccttgtctgggatcatgaagagccctttaaagctgcgcggaaactgcaatttggaccttcaacccgttgtaccccagtgaagtccactatatggagaaaaatccttgaatgttttcctcaaaaacattaatttcttttcgactgaagaaagacagacaaacatcttggatgacatgagggtgagtaaattatcaggaaattttaaatcTGAAATTTTAAACCTTTAAGCTGAAAGAAGGAAAAAGAAGGATTATAAAAGCACCATAAATGTGCTCTAAACTTTATCAGTATGGAGCGAGGTTTGCTTGTGACTCAAAACAGTGATGTTTGCTTTAAACGCATCATCAATTGCCAAAAATACcatcacagtatttttttaaatctcatatAATATCGATATTTATCACGGTATTCATTTACTATTAATGGGGAAGGAAATGCTTTCCACATATTTGTTAGACCTTGAGAATGAACGTAAACATGTAAACTTGATTGTTCACAATGAAACTCCACAGAGTTGCTATCTTTTAATTTAGGGCCCCATTTTTACGAAATTTTTacggctgtcaaacgattaatcgcgattaatcgcatacaaaataaaagtttgagtttgcctaatatatgtgtgagtactatgtgtaattattatgaatatataaatacaaacacatttatgtatatatttgagaaatattatttacaagtatatgtatttatttatattttcaaataatttatattatatataaataaaaatattttgttcataAATATTTCTCTTAACTATATACGttaatttgtttgtatttatatatacataattatttcacacatatattaggcaaactcaaacttttattttgtatgcgattaatcgtttgacagccttAAAAATTTTCTCCTTAAATCCTTAATTttctccattttatttttttgggattctgtgttttatgatttattacaaatatatataaactttaacaatttattaaagcttttaaaatataaacaaatgaaaatataacaattaatttacaacaaaatattgcatttttatttattttttgtcacaaAGGATGCTGCACAAcagaaatgtatacattttaaacatggCTGACAAGTAATCTTGTTTGGATTATtatacttaaaataatattaatatttctgtcataatttcttgaagttaaaccaaaattttattttgacagtttgTGGTAAAGAtctttcagttttagtttcagtttcagtgtgtattttacgGTAGTTTTTCTCAAATGAAACGGTAAAAAGCTTGTGAATTGACTcaaagcagctctggagatgaagttcatGAAAGTTCATGGCAAATGCTGAAAACACTGCGAGCGTCACatttgtgtgagtttgtgtctCAGACAAAACCACACCGTTCATTCAGACATGCAGAAATCACCTATTAGCGACATGCGCTGACTGGTTGTTGTCGTGTTTATTTCTGCTGTGTGACAGGCTGTTAGATTAATCCACATAGACTAAAAATGTCCAGAGCTTATCATCGATATCGACATATATTTTATTGGCATCTTGATATGCATCATGAGCCCAGAATGTGCAAAAGTGCTTCTGTGTTGCTATGCACTGAAGACTTTTGCACTGTTTTTCGCCATCAGAGATAATTCATGTTTAGCCTATATAGTGGTTCTCTCTAATCCATCATATCTGTTGtcctattaaaaaaatctgtgccataaaaaaataattccaaAGAAATGCTGTTTATAGTGCGTATATTCACATAGTAATAACAAATATATTGTTCATAAGATTTTTCACTCTTATAACACAAATAGTAATTTGtgattgtatttttgttttggtaaATTTTCATTTACCAGATGTAGCATTAAGAGGTCTAAACTCACATtcacctatttttttttattttacaagatTATTGCTAGATATAAGACTTTCACTAGAACtacttgtttattttaattcttttCTATGAAAAAGTTGTATCACGTCATTCCTAATTTTGTACTGCTTCCAGTAAAACAAATGCTTACTGTTCTCTGAATTCTGTCCAGATCTTCAGTGTCTTTACCAGTGTAGGCTGATTCAGCTTTTTTATAGCCCTCTTGAAGCACTGCTTTAATCTAAAAAGAGTACAAACATTATTTGGCTGTAGACAACAGATGGCATATGAATACTGTGtgtaaaggtacaatttttttttattacctcATGTCTGAAAATAAAGCCGGATATACCTGCCACTAGTTCAGCTAAGAACACAAGAATCAGGAACATAGCATACTACAAGAGAGGAGGGAGAAAGGGAACATGCTTAAAAACAATTAACACAAAAATATCGATTGAAAACACAATGCACGTTCAACAGTTAGGACACAAAATATGCcctgaatatttaaaaatattcagatcactcatataattttttttttttttttaatttttgcacCTGTTAACAAAGTTAAACAGACAAAATCATCAAAATGTACAGTGTATATATAGCTGCCTGCTGAGGGCTAGCAAGCTCAGGATAAAATGTTTGTCTGCACTCCGCACacatcctgaaaagtgaagccaaaacaTTTTGATTGCCCCCTGGTGGTTGgctgcagtataggtcataaaccccacactagcttaacaaaaaaaaacaaaaaacaattatgtCCAGTAGCGAGAtcgagatccagggggtggagtcAGGTAGGTTAAgagatatgtaaagtgggaggagttggatccagatccagggggtggagatgggcaggtttagggatatgtaaagtgggaggattTGGATCTAGACCCCACCCCTtggatcttgtgttctgcagtgaggaccatctcaTTACGTGTCAAATATTTTTTGGCTTCAGTGGAAGGGAGTGAAAAaacgtcgtccatctttttttttttttttttaaagtctatgGTCTGTAGTAATGAACTTAATTTACtctcataaataataataatttttttttaacaggttTGAATGTTGAAATTACCATTTTAAGGGGACATTGCATGCATTTTTCATGTTATCTCAATTTTATGTCATATAAAATGTGCTGCAACTGCTTTTTCTTCACAGTTATGAAATGTATCACTTTCAGTGTTGAGATCTTGTGACATCACTAGACCTTACCAGCTTTAGCATCCATGGACTTCCACGGCAGGTCGCGAAGCAACCGAACAACccgaagatgatgatgatggctCCAGTCCCAATAAGGACATATGGTGCATTAGTGCCCTTGTCTGAACTCAGAAGGAGGTCAAACTCCAAATTAACCTTTCCCCATACTCCAACAGCCAACAGTATCACTCCTGTGAACTACAAGGAAAGTTAAAAACActtagaaatattaaaaaaaaaaaaaaaacgtgtatGGATTTGCCTGAGGGATTATGGTACCATGTCTTGCCCATCCTGATTCTGGATAACACCCTTGCAACCTTGTAATTACACTTTAGCTTCAAAACTCAAACAGTTTAAAGCATTAAATAATAACAGGGAATCTGCTCAAGCTCCCTGACAACTGTTGTTAGCAAATAAAAGCCTTGGCCTATTTAGAAActtgtcaaaataaaagccaagccagtttagtttttttttagtagtgattttcacaaaaattttcAAAGTggctttacataaaaaacatGATATTGATGTTTATAATACCTTAATGTCACAGTTAACAGATTAGAGCTGGACTATTATGCATTTTGCAACAATAACATTcaagcagttgagatttgctaGTATATAATTGTTTAACGtgaatatactttatgtatctGGATAAAGTGTAGTTATATAATGCATATAAAAGACAGGGTTAAATTTGACCATAAGCAACTGATACGTTTAAGTCTAGGGCTATTACTTCTCTTTATCCACTTTCCTCTCTCAGCAGGGGTTATAAACATGACCATCTGTCCCTTGCCTGCAGAAAATCACTGATTAGCAataaaaagtcgagataaaagtGCAGCATCGGAGTTTGCACCCATTAGGCCACGTTTGATGAACTATTTACATCAGTTTCCTTACTGAATCTCTGTAGAGATCAATATATTGAAACATCGATCAAAACAGCTGCTACTACTTCCCAAAGTACAAAAAGGCTGAAAAGTTTCATAAGTCTTCCTCTGGAATAAATTATAACTTGTATCCTAAAAACTATGTTTTACTTTTGTTATGTAAAAtgcagaaaaacatgaaattaatcGACACATCTTAAACAAGCCGGTGACAATAAAAGTTCGTCGACAGGATTTATGCAAAGTCTTTTTTCTAATcagaagataaacaaacaactAAACAAATCCTAGAATGGCGTCTTGTTTTGAAAAAGGAAAACGTATCTAGTTAAAGTCTAAATTAGGACCAAACTAATAGTAAGAAGAGTTAGTTGTCTGAGCCCATTGTTCAGTGAGTTAGCTGTGCAGATAGCCGCCTCAAGCTAACGCAAACCTGATGAAAACACAAACTCACCCAGAAAATCAGACTGTAAGAGATGAGAAATGTCTTCAGACACGTTATCACGGGTTTGGTTTGCAACCGTTCGGATGGAGGGGacatttctgcttttgtttTCCCAGCGGATCTGGCTGGCGACAGGATTTTTCGATGGAGAGCGCTGGAGGAAAAGTTGCTGATTGGAGTGTGAGTTGGTAAAGTTTTGTTTAGGAACTGAAGGGTGAAGATGGTGCTGTGGAGTCTATTCCCGACAGGAAGTCCTGATACCAAGATAAAGGACTGGGATTTAGTCTGGGAAAGCTATAGATATCACATTAAaatggaaatttaaataaatatacataactaAAAAATATTGTTCTCTGTTTGGAACAATTATTAACCGAAACATTTGCAAATACGTATTAATTAAAAGCCTAAACATACTAGTAAGCACAGTTTAAAAAACACATTGGTTACAACTTGATTAGACAAAAGTCCAGCACTTCTCTAGAGAGTTCATGCTGAAGTAAATCTGAAGTCACTGTGGAACTAGCAATAAAATACACACAACAgcagagtttttttgtttttttctttcttcagtgcaTGTAGTTACTTGGAttgtttataatgttaaatatttgattggaattattattattattattatttttaattaagtgcTTCACAAATGTACAAAGAaacaatgcaaataaaaaaaaatatatattgaaggacaaacaaacaaatacataaataaaagtgaTACTTATCCAAAATTGAAATCAACTTAAGGGCTTCTTTCTTGTCtttaacaaatttcaataattttaccCAGTTAACCTAATTTTCCAACTGGTTtaagtttaaattaatttaacccCTTCAGAACCAGCGTCCATGGGAATGTACATCACATGGTTTTTGGTTTAAACcaataagattttatttttttataatatgagTTGCTGTTTGGTAATTAATTTGAAAATCTGTCAGAGCTGAAGAACacaggattattattattattattattaaatttgatGTCCATCGCAATGGACATTAggtttaatcaaattaattattaatattttttatcttattttgtttcttcagtgttgtGACCATAAACTGTCAgtttttcattagttttagTGAAAAACAGAAACAGCGAATGTGAAGTAA is part of the Megalobrama amblycephala isolate DHTTF-2021 linkage group LG23, ASM1881202v1, whole genome shotgun sequence genome and harbors:
- the mid1ip1l gene encoding mid1-interacting protein 1-like translates to MMQLSNDTQSNKHSLLNVMNRFIAAANNMDETIMVPSLLRDVPLEEQDSQASVGHNNNDPPFPSKQRDMYEHYLLLKSLKNDMEWGLLKREMSGGASFLEMAVKQEELPQVNGGATEEGSDLEGQFHYHLHGLFAVLSKLTVQADHLTNRYKREIGGGSLLR
- the tspan7 gene encoding tetraspanin-7, which codes for MSPPSERLQTKPVITCLKTFLISYSLIFWFTGVILLAVGVWGKVNLEFDLLLSSDKGTNAPYVLIGTGAIIIIFGLFGCFATCRGSPWMLKLYAMFLILVFLAELVAGISGFIFRHEIKAVLQEGYKKAESAYTGKDTEDLDRIQRTLHCCGEKNYTSWEDTPYFKAGNGIPKSCCNVTAGVNCTSAELKDLKTAASVVYQQGCFSLMTTTMESNLGIIAGISFGIAFFQLIGIFLACCLSRYITNNQYEMV